From Pelmatolapia mariae isolate MD_Pm_ZW linkage group LG22, Pm_UMD_F_2, whole genome shotgun sequence, a single genomic window includes:
- the arpp21 gene encoding cAMP-regulated phosphoprotein 21 isoform X2, translating to MTEAVVASTDVLLKPSVVTSCDVVSCPSPTSHLPPCNQKEGVECQSDFKKLEQQEQCSQVQPKKKVKARPKLVRAEAVCEDCPPFEETQASPDANISSSCHDNRRTSCKEEEQEKSSTDPKKPSLSKESSVEYTDSTGIDLHQFIVDTLNSNPRDRMMLLKLEQDMIDFITSNSPFKKFPHMSSYHRMLVHRVAAYFGMEHNVDQTGKSVIINRTSSTRIPEERFVDKVHKDKTEEIQQWKIILKRDNSSDDQKRLHPFQERQSKSVEEREEEYQRARERIFNKEPFCTPESAHAETRHVDEYYPDAEARRRLFRGSRDSSGSSWTGSSRQSSTETDCRYSNDPRPWSSTESDSSYQWTSAAQKTRQPANNVWDARGAGSISLYRLPSTCPHSSPPIMEEQAPSYIIENGIPPGSILVNPHTGQPFLNPDGTPVVYNPPDNQQPIRSQTQLQGSPPQQPQQQVLQYSSVSYTAPQMLPVTPPQPYSTIEELSSQFAHVSCQSAGEAPPLYPSSQGYIYAAPPLHPPPPLPNPANYCQPSPQVPVYYYPTSAQHGCRPASPTQQVHSQAVQPTGGYAPAVRVQQSSHTQPQAVLGTYSPVASHQCSMVQGGVPVSFPQSKAVTGIGGETGYCCVVPQPSHLSGCHPSTCANLSTPAWSAQY from the exons ATGACTGAAGCAGTTGTAGCAAGTACAGATGTCCTCCTAAAGCCCTCCGTTGTCACGTCATGTGACGTCGTCAGCTGCCCCTCCCCTACATCACACTTGCCCCCGTGCAATCAGAAGGAGGGCGTGGAGTGCCAGAGTGACTTTAAGAAGCtcgagcagcag GAACAGTGCAGCCAGGTTCAACCAAAGAAAAAAGTCAAG gctAGACCAAAGTTAGTGCgtgctgaagctgtctgtgaGGACTGCCCACCATTTGAAGAAACCCAg gcATCTCCAGACGCAAACATCTCATCGAGCTGCCATGACAACAGGAGAACTTCCTGTaaggaggaagagcaggagAAGAGCAGCACAGATCCAAAGAAACCTTCACTGTCCaaag AGTCCAGTGTGGAGTACACCGACTCCACCGGCATAGACCTGCACCAGTTTATCGTCGACACCCTCAACAGCAACCCCAGGGACCGCATGATGCTGCTTAAACTGGAGCAGGACATGATTGACTTTATCACCAGcaatag TCCCTTTAAAAAATTCCCTCACATGTCATCCTACCACCGCATGCTGGTCCATCGGGTGGCGGCCTACTTTGGTATGGAGCACAATGTAGACCAGACAGGCAAATCTGTCATCATCAACCGGACCAGCAGCACACGCAT ACCCGAGGAGCGTTTTGTGGACAAGGTGCATAAGGACAAGACGGAGGAGATCCAGCAGTGGAAAATAATCCTAAAGAGAGACAACAGCTCAGATGACCAG AAACGTCTCCACCCTTTCCAAGAGAGGCAAAGCAAGTcggtggaggagagagaggaggagtaCCAAAGAGCACGGGAGCGCATTTTCAACAAAgag CCGTTCTGCACCCCAGAGAGCGCCCATGCAGAAACCAG gcatgTGGACGAGTACTATCCAGATGCTGAGGCCCGGAGGAGACTCTTCAG GGGGAGCCGTGACAGCTCAGGCTCCAGCTGGACAGGCAGCAGCAGGCAGAGCAGCACAGAGACTGACTGTCGCTATAGCAACGACCCCCGACCTTGGAGCAGCACAGAGTCAGATTCCTCCTACCAATGGACAAGTGCCGCCCAGAAGACCCGCCAACCTGCTAACAACGTCTGGGACGCACGAGGTGCAG GCTCCATCTCTCTGTACAGACTGCCATCCACTTGTCCTCACTCTTCTCCTCCCATCATGGAGGAGCAGGCACCCAGCTACATTATTGAGAATGGGATCCCGCCGGGAAGCATTTTAGTGAACCCACATACTG ggcagCCTTTCCTCAACCCTGATGGAACCCCGGTTGTGTACAACCCTCCAGACAAtcagcagccaatcaggagcCAGACCCAGCTGCAGGGCTCCCCCCCTCAGCAGCCGCAGCAGCAG GTGCTTCAGTACTCGTCTGTCTCTTACACAGCTCCACAGATGTTACCTGTCACCCCCCCACAGCCATACTCTACA ATTGAAGAGCTCTCCTCACAGTTTGCTCATGTGAGCTGTCAGTCAGCGGGTGAAGCCCCGCCCCTCTACCCTTCCAGTCAGGGTTACATCTATGCAGCGCCTCCCCTTCatcctcctccccctcttccCAACCCTGCCAACTACTGCCAGCCCTCACCTCAG GTGCCTGTGTATTATTACCCTACCTCAGCTCAACATGGATGCAGGCCTGCCTCACCCACTCAGCAAGTCCACAGCCAAGCTGTTCAGCCAACAG gAGGTTATGCCCCTGCTGTGAGGGTGCAGCAGTCTTCCCACACCCAGCCCCAGGCTGTATTGGGCACCTACTCACCGGTTGCCTCCCATCAGTGTAGCATGGTTCAG GGAGGTGTTCCGGTGTCGTTTCCCCAAAGTAAAGCTGTGACCGGGATAGGTGGGGAGACTGGTTACTGCTGCGTGGTGCCCCAGCCCTCCCACCTCAGCGGCTGCCACCCTTCTACCTGCGCTAACCTCAGCACGCCTGCCTGGAGTGCACAGTACTGA
- the arpp21 gene encoding cAMP-regulated phosphoprotein 21 isoform X1 yields MTEAVVASTDVLLKPSVVTSCDVVSCPSPTSHLPPCNQKEGVECQSDFKKLEQQEQCSQVQPKKKVKARPKLVRAEAVCEDCPPFEETQASPDANISSSCHDNRRTSCKEEEQEKSSTDPKKPSLSKESSVEYTDSTGIDLHQFIVDTLNSNPRDRMMLLKLEQDMIDFITSNSPFKKFPHMSSYHRMLVHRVAAYFGMEHNVDQTGKSVIINRTSSTRIPEERFVDKVHKDKTEEIQQWKIILKRDNSSDDQQKRLHPFQERQSKSVEEREEEYQRARERIFNKEPFCTPESAHAETRHVDEYYPDAEARRRLFRGSRDSSGSSWTGSSRQSSTETDCRYSNDPRPWSSTESDSSYQWTSAAQKTRQPANNVWDARGAGSISLYRLPSTCPHSSPPIMEEQAPSYIIENGIPPGSILVNPHTGQPFLNPDGTPVVYNPPDNQQPIRSQTQLQGSPPQQPQQQVLQYSSVSYTAPQMLPVTPPQPYSTIEELSSQFAHVSCQSAGEAPPLYPSSQGYIYAAPPLHPPPPLPNPANYCQPSPQVPVYYYPTSAQHGCRPASPTQQVHSQAVQPTGGYAPAVRVQQSSHTQPQAVLGTYSPVASHQCSMVQGGVPVSFPQSKAVTGIGGETGYCCVVPQPSHLSGCHPSTCANLSTPAWSAQY; encoded by the exons ATGACTGAAGCAGTTGTAGCAAGTACAGATGTCCTCCTAAAGCCCTCCGTTGTCACGTCATGTGACGTCGTCAGCTGCCCCTCCCCTACATCACACTTGCCCCCGTGCAATCAGAAGGAGGGCGTGGAGTGCCAGAGTGACTTTAAGAAGCtcgagcagcag GAACAGTGCAGCCAGGTTCAACCAAAGAAAAAAGTCAAG gctAGACCAAAGTTAGTGCgtgctgaagctgtctgtgaGGACTGCCCACCATTTGAAGAAACCCAg gcATCTCCAGACGCAAACATCTCATCGAGCTGCCATGACAACAGGAGAACTTCCTGTaaggaggaagagcaggagAAGAGCAGCACAGATCCAAAGAAACCTTCACTGTCCaaag AGTCCAGTGTGGAGTACACCGACTCCACCGGCATAGACCTGCACCAGTTTATCGTCGACACCCTCAACAGCAACCCCAGGGACCGCATGATGCTGCTTAAACTGGAGCAGGACATGATTGACTTTATCACCAGcaatag TCCCTTTAAAAAATTCCCTCACATGTCATCCTACCACCGCATGCTGGTCCATCGGGTGGCGGCCTACTTTGGTATGGAGCACAATGTAGACCAGACAGGCAAATCTGTCATCATCAACCGGACCAGCAGCACACGCAT ACCCGAGGAGCGTTTTGTGGACAAGGTGCATAAGGACAAGACGGAGGAGATCCAGCAGTGGAAAATAATCCTAAAGAGAGACAACAGCTCAGATGACCAG CAGAAACGTCTCCACCCTTTCCAAGAGAGGCAAAGCAAGTcggtggaggagagagaggaggagtaCCAAAGAGCACGGGAGCGCATTTTCAACAAAgag CCGTTCTGCACCCCAGAGAGCGCCCATGCAGAAACCAG gcatgTGGACGAGTACTATCCAGATGCTGAGGCCCGGAGGAGACTCTTCAG GGGGAGCCGTGACAGCTCAGGCTCCAGCTGGACAGGCAGCAGCAGGCAGAGCAGCACAGAGACTGACTGTCGCTATAGCAACGACCCCCGACCTTGGAGCAGCACAGAGTCAGATTCCTCCTACCAATGGACAAGTGCCGCCCAGAAGACCCGCCAACCTGCTAACAACGTCTGGGACGCACGAGGTGCAG GCTCCATCTCTCTGTACAGACTGCCATCCACTTGTCCTCACTCTTCTCCTCCCATCATGGAGGAGCAGGCACCCAGCTACATTATTGAGAATGGGATCCCGCCGGGAAGCATTTTAGTGAACCCACATACTG ggcagCCTTTCCTCAACCCTGATGGAACCCCGGTTGTGTACAACCCTCCAGACAAtcagcagccaatcaggagcCAGACCCAGCTGCAGGGCTCCCCCCCTCAGCAGCCGCAGCAGCAG GTGCTTCAGTACTCGTCTGTCTCTTACACAGCTCCACAGATGTTACCTGTCACCCCCCCACAGCCATACTCTACA ATTGAAGAGCTCTCCTCACAGTTTGCTCATGTGAGCTGTCAGTCAGCGGGTGAAGCCCCGCCCCTCTACCCTTCCAGTCAGGGTTACATCTATGCAGCGCCTCCCCTTCatcctcctccccctcttccCAACCCTGCCAACTACTGCCAGCCCTCACCTCAG GTGCCTGTGTATTATTACCCTACCTCAGCTCAACATGGATGCAGGCCTGCCTCACCCACTCAGCAAGTCCACAGCCAAGCTGTTCAGCCAACAG gAGGTTATGCCCCTGCTGTGAGGGTGCAGCAGTCTTCCCACACCCAGCCCCAGGCTGTATTGGGCACCTACTCACCGGTTGCCTCCCATCAGTGTAGCATGGTTCAG GGAGGTGTTCCGGTGTCGTTTCCCCAAAGTAAAGCTGTGACCGGGATAGGTGGGGAGACTGGTTACTGCTGCGTGGTGCCCCAGCCCTCCCACCTCAGCGGCTGCCACCCTTCTACCTGCGCTAACCTCAGCACGCCTGCCTGGAGTGCACAGTACTGA